A part of Saliniradius amylolyticus genomic DNA contains:
- a CDS encoding RidA family protein, with product MSKSVIHTDKAPAAIGPYSQAVKAGTTVYLSGQIPLVPETMEMVSEDFTEQAQQVFRNVQAVCEAAGGTTDDLTKVNIYMTDLGNFATVNDIMVQYFKQPFPARAAIGVKELPKGAQIEIDGMMELPE from the coding sequence ATGTCTAAGTCTGTTATCCATACTGACAAGGCACCTGCCGCTATTGGTCCCTATAGCCAGGCGGTGAAGGCCGGCACCACGGTTTATCTGTCCGGTCAGATCCCTCTGGTCCCCGAGACCATGGAAATGGTTTCCGAGGATTTCACCGAACAGGCCCAACAGGTGTTTCGTAATGTCCAGGCCGTTTGTGAAGCGGCAGGCGGCACGACGGACGACCTTACCAAGGTCAACATCTATATGACCGATCTGGGCAATTTCGCCACCGTTAACGACATTATGGTCCAGTATTTTAAACAGCCTTTCCCAGCCCGGGCGGCTATTGGCGTTAAGGAATTGCCCAAAGGCGCCCAAATTGAAATCGACGGTATGATGGAGTTGCCGGAATAA
- the trmH gene encoding tRNA (guanosine(18)-2'-O)-methyltransferase TrmH, which yields MTPQRYQRMREMLAKRQPDLTICLEEVHKTHNLSAMIRNCDAVGVHYAHVVWPRNERIRRGTSVGAQNWVRVQGHERIDDAVNAMRAQDMQVLVTHLSDEACDFREIDYTRPTGIIFGQEKYGATEQAIALADQEIVIPMLGMVQSLNVSVASALILYEAQRQREKAGLYDHPRLDETECQRILFEGGHPQLTERCRQKGLPYPAINEQGDVEADTQWWQRMQSPG from the coding sequence ATGACCCCACAGCGTTACCAGCGCATGCGTGAGATGCTGGCTAAGCGACAGCCAGATCTCACCATCTGCCTGGAAGAGGTGCATAAAACCCATAACCTATCGGCCATGATCCGCAATTGTGATGCTGTCGGCGTGCACTACGCTCACGTAGTCTGGCCCCGCAATGAACGCATACGTCGGGGTACCTCGGTGGGAGCGCAAAACTGGGTAAGAGTGCAAGGCCATGAGCGGATAGACGATGCCGTCAATGCCATGCGCGCTCAGGATATGCAGGTTCTGGTAACCCATCTGTCCGACGAGGCCTGCGATTTTCGCGAAATCGACTACACCCGCCCCACCGGCATTATCTTTGGGCAGGAAAAATACGGCGCGACCGAACAGGCCATCGCCCTGGCCGACCAGGAAATCGTGATTCCGATGCTGGGCATGGTGCAATCACTGAATGTCTCGGTAGCCTCTGCTCTCATCCTCTACGAAGCGCAACGTCAGCGGGAGAAGGCCGGTCTCTATGATCATCCCCGCCTGGATGAAACCGAATGCCAGCGGATCTTATTTGAAGGCGGTCACCCTCAGCTTACCGAACGCTGCCGCCAGAAAGGTCTGCCTTATCCGGCCATCAACGAACAAGGCGATGTGGAAGCCGACACCCAGTGGTGGCAAAGGATGCAATCCCCCGGGTGA
- a CDS encoding peroxiredoxin-like family protein, protein MRLIISVLFCATLAFSSHSFSFDRSQVAVAPEHVSPLLNGQTVPDANLTTLTGAEVSLRDVVQQKPTVILFYRGGWCPYCNAQLAEFAKVEQQIADLGYQILAVSPETPERLRQQSFDTGYGATLLSDHDLDVIRAFGLAFFLDDKTAQRYREAKGNVFATLPSDNRIVLPVPAAYIIDTQGLIRFQYVNPNYKVRVSPQLMYHAAKEALEQD, encoded by the coding sequence ATGCGTTTAATCATATCAGTACTCTTTTGTGCCACCCTGGCGTTCAGCTCTCATAGTTTTTCCTTTGACCGGAGTCAGGTTGCTGTAGCCCCGGAGCACGTTTCGCCGCTGCTTAACGGCCAGACCGTCCCCGATGCCAACCTCACAACCCTGACCGGAGCGGAAGTCAGCCTGCGCGACGTTGTGCAACAAAAACCTACGGTAATACTTTTTTATCGCGGTGGATGGTGCCCTTACTGTAATGCCCAACTGGCCGAGTTTGCCAAGGTGGAACAGCAAATCGCCGATCTGGGTTATCAAATCCTGGCCGTATCGCCAGAAACGCCCGAGCGGCTCAGACAGCAGTCCTTTGACACCGGGTACGGTGCCACCCTGCTGTCCGATCACGACCTGGATGTGATCCGCGCCTTCGGACTGGCGTTCTTCCTGGACGATAAAACTGCCCAGCGCTATCGCGAGGCTAAGGGCAATGTATTTGCCACACTTCCGAGCGATAACCGCATCGTATTACCGGTCCCTGCGGCCTATATCATCGATACACAGGGTCTTATCCGATTCCAGTACGTCAATCCCAACTACAAAGTGCGGGTTTCACCGCAATTGATGTATCATGCGGCCAAAGAGGCACTCGAGCAAGACTAA
- the recG gene encoding ATP-dependent DNA helicase RecG, with amino-acid sequence MQQALAQTPVTALKGVGSKVAEKLAKLGLATVQDVLFHLPLRYEDRTRIYPVSDLLPGIHASVEAEVMQADIQFGRRRMLVVRVSDGSGTLTLRFFHFGAAQKNSFVPGARLRCFGEVRRGRHGLEMAHPEYRMLTDNDTAALDDSYTPVYPTTEGLKQISLRNLSEQALKMLDKGALAELLPDGFYDQQMTLAQALHLVHRPGADVSLEQLENGLHPAQKRLILEELLAHHLSVLKLRQTTGQFDAYSLTESPSLLSELLTRLPFSPTGAQQRVYQEIQADFAKPHPMMRLVQGDVGSGKTLVAAMAALSAIGNGYQVAMMAPTELLAEQHANNFAQWLTPLGITVGWLGGKLKGKARQKLLEQLAGGECQFVVGTHALFQDDVAFSKLALVIIDEQHRFGVHQRLALREKGQNSQSAPHQLIMTATPIPRTLAMTAYADLDISIIDELPPGRTPVKTVAIPDTRREEVIERVRQACQNERRQVYWVCTLIEESDVLQCQAAEDTAEILKQALPELSVGLVHGRLKAAEKQQIMQAFKDNELDLLVATTVIEVGVDVPNASLMVIENPERLGLAQLHQLRGRVGRGAVESHCVLMYQAPLSKTASMRLGVLRQSNDGFYIAQQDLEIRGPGELLGTRQTGLANLKIADLVRDAHLIPQVQELAQRLWQSHPAHAQAMINRWLPYRENYGHA; translated from the coding sequence ATGCAGCAAGCACTGGCGCAAACCCCGGTAACCGCGTTAAAAGGCGTGGGCAGTAAGGTAGCAGAAAAGCTGGCCAAGCTGGGGCTAGCGACGGTGCAGGATGTGCTGTTCCACCTGCCGCTGCGCTACGAAGACCGAACCCGTATCTACCCGGTATCTGACTTGCTGCCCGGCATTCATGCCAGTGTGGAAGCCGAGGTCATGCAGGCCGACATTCAGTTTGGCCGCCGCCGGATGTTGGTAGTACGGGTCTCCGACGGCAGTGGCACCCTAACCTTACGCTTCTTCCATTTTGGCGCAGCGCAAAAAAACAGTTTTGTGCCCGGCGCACGTCTGCGCTGCTTCGGCGAAGTGCGCCGGGGACGGCACGGGCTGGAAATGGCCCACCCGGAATACCGGATGCTGACGGACAACGACACTGCCGCACTGGATGACAGCTATACCCCCGTTTATCCCACCACAGAGGGCCTGAAACAAATCAGCCTTCGCAACCTAAGCGAGCAGGCGCTGAAGATGCTGGATAAGGGGGCCTTAGCGGAGCTACTTCCTGACGGCTTTTATGATCAACAGATGACTCTGGCCCAGGCACTGCATCTGGTGCACCGGCCCGGGGCCGATGTCAGCCTGGAACAATTGGAAAATGGCCTACACCCGGCGCAAAAGCGCTTGATTCTGGAAGAGTTGCTGGCCCATCATCTGAGCGTGTTAAAGCTGCGTCAGACCACGGGACAGTTCGATGCCTATTCGCTGACTGAGTCTCCCAGTCTCCTGAGTGAACTCCTCACTCGCTTGCCGTTTTCCCCGACTGGCGCACAGCAGCGGGTGTATCAGGAGATCCAGGCCGACTTTGCCAAGCCTCATCCCATGATGCGATTGGTGCAGGGTGATGTCGGCTCCGGTAAAACCCTGGTAGCGGCCATGGCAGCGCTCAGCGCCATTGGCAATGGTTATCAGGTGGCCATGATGGCCCCCACGGAGCTGTTGGCCGAACAACACGCCAATAACTTCGCCCAGTGGCTGACGCCCCTGGGGATCACCGTGGGCTGGCTGGGCGGTAAGCTTAAAGGCAAAGCCAGGCAGAAACTCCTCGAACAACTCGCCGGTGGCGAGTGTCAGTTTGTTGTTGGCACCCATGCCTTGTTTCAGGATGACGTGGCCTTTAGCAAGCTGGCGCTGGTGATCATCGACGAGCAGCACCGCTTTGGAGTCCACCAGCGTCTGGCGCTAAGAGAAAAGGGCCAGAACAGCCAATCCGCGCCTCATCAGCTGATTATGACCGCCACACCCATTCCCCGAACTCTGGCAATGACCGCCTATGCGGATCTCGACATCTCGATCATTGACGAGTTGCCTCCAGGGCGTACACCGGTGAAGACCGTCGCCATACCCGATACCCGCCGCGAAGAAGTGATCGAGCGGGTTCGCCAGGCCTGCCAGAATGAGCGGCGACAGGTGTATTGGGTTTGTACCCTGATTGAAGAGTCCGATGTGCTTCAGTGTCAGGCCGCCGAGGACACCGCCGAGATCCTAAAACAGGCGTTGCCAGAGTTGTCGGTAGGATTAGTTCATGGCCGCCTGAAAGCCGCTGAAAAACAACAGATTATGCAGGCCTTTAAGGATAATGAGCTGGATTTATTGGTGGCCACGACGGTCATAGAAGTTGGGGTGGATGTGCCCAATGCCAGCTTGATGGTGATTGAAAATCCGGAGCGTCTGGGGCTGGCTCAGCTGCATCAGTTACGAGGCCGGGTGGGGCGAGGCGCTGTAGAGAGCCACTGCGTGTTGATGTATCAGGCGCCGCTGTCCAAGACCGCCAGTATGCGGCTGGGCGTGCTGCGCCAAAGCAACGATGGTTTTTACATCGCCCAGCAGGACTTGGAAATCCGCGGCCCGGGAGAGCTCCTGGGAACGCGCCAAACCGGGCTGGCCAATTTGAAGATCGCCGACTTGGTACGCGACGCCCATTTGATTCCCCAGGTGCAAGAGTTGGCACAACGGCTATGGCAATCCCACCCGGCCCATGCCCAGGCCATGATCAACCGCTGGCTGCCCTATCGCGAAAACTACGGACACGCCTGA
- a CDS encoding class I SAM-dependent methyltransferase → MTIPLCYLDPALTQQATQLAERWSLPVNKNADSGLVLWLDAQGLALKTLDDAKMGAVRVNFASEQMQWRRQHGGGKKESLARAVGLKGNARPSVLDATAGLGRDGFLLASLGCTVTMLERTPEVAALLDDGLKRACEQPELATWLPGRLTLIPTSAFEIFQKTKRAFDVVYLDPMFPHRKKSALVKKEMRLFQQLLGPDEDADALLHPALQLASQRVVVKRPTGAPYLAGEKPDVEMKGKANRFDIYLIANRN, encoded by the coding sequence ATGACCATACCATTGTGTTATCTGGACCCCGCGCTCACTCAACAGGCGACACAGCTCGCCGAGCGATGGAGTCTTCCTGTTAATAAGAATGCAGATTCTGGTTTGGTACTGTGGCTGGATGCGCAAGGTCTGGCGTTGAAAACACTGGATGACGCTAAAATGGGCGCTGTACGGGTGAACTTTGCCAGCGAACAGATGCAATGGCGACGCCAGCATGGCGGTGGCAAAAAAGAGAGCCTGGCCCGGGCAGTAGGTCTGAAGGGCAACGCCCGGCCCAGCGTACTGGATGCCACCGCAGGCCTTGGCCGGGATGGTTTTCTACTGGCTTCCTTAGGCTGCACCGTCACCATGCTGGAACGCACCCCTGAGGTGGCGGCCTTATTGGATGATGGCCTGAAGCGCGCCTGCGAACAACCCGAATTAGCCACCTGGCTGCCAGGACGACTGACATTAATTCCAACGAGTGCGTTCGAGATTTTCCAAAAGACGAAACGGGCCTTCGACGTTGTCTATCTGGACCCCATGTTTCCCCATCGCAAGAAGTCGGCGCTGGTGAAAAAAGAAATGCGCCTGTTCCAACAACTGTTAGGTCCGGACGAGGACGCCGATGCCTTGCTCCATCCCGCCTTGCAGCTGGCCAGCCAACGAGTCGTGGTCAAGCGGCCCACCGGGGCGCCTTATCTGGCCGGTGAGAAGCCGGATGTGGAAATGAAGGGTAAGGCCAATCGGTTTGATATTTATCTTATTGCCAATCGTAATTGA
- a CDS encoding peroxiredoxin: MIKQGDKIPAAELTVRRNDDNQTLKTEQLFSNKKVVLFAVPGAFTPTCSNTHLPGYVVKADDIKAKGVDDIICVSTNDIFVLNAWGEQQNADAITMAADGDASFTKALGLDMDTGSFGGVRSQRYSMLVENGEVKHLNVEAPGKFEVSDADTMLKLLSE; encoded by the coding sequence ATGATTAAACAAGGTGATAAGATTCCCGCCGCCGAGCTGACCGTGCGTCGTAATGATGACAATCAGACGCTAAAAACAGAACAGCTGTTCTCCAATAAGAAAGTGGTGCTTTTTGCGGTGCCAGGTGCCTTTACACCCACCTGCTCCAACACCCACTTACCCGGCTATGTGGTCAAAGCCGATGACATTAAGGCTAAAGGTGTGGATGACATTATTTGCGTCTCCACCAACGACATCTTTGTCTTGAATGCCTGGGGCGAGCAGCAAAACGCCGACGCTATTACCATGGCCGCCGATGGTGATGCCAGCTTTACCAAAGCACTGGGTCTGGATATGGACACCGGTTCTTTTGGTGGCGTGCGCTCACAGCGCTATTCCATGCTGGTGGAGAACGGTGAGGTGAAACACCTGAACGTGGAGGCACCGGGCAAATTTGAGGTCAGTGATGCCGACACCATGCTTAAATTACTCAGTGAGTAG
- a CDS encoding DUF3718 domain-containing protein, translating to MGKKLGFAAAALLAASVAMPASAAIEDDLQNICLIVKNNDKSELRKKMRNIRREYSLRMGDYYTGIKCSDMSLLRYAMTNASHDVGEYIIKAMSRSDLQQKEADGLTIEQWADQNGHLKTPIGVALIDRLNTD from the coding sequence ATGGGTAAAAAATTAGGATTTGCGGCTGCGGCACTGTTGGCTGCTTCCGTTGCTATGCCAGCTTCAGCTGCTATTGAGGACGACCTGCAGAACATTTGTCTGATCGTTAAGAATAACGACAAATCCGAGCTTCGTAAGAAGATGCGTAACATCCGTCGCGAGTACAGCCTGCGAATGGGTGACTATTACACTGGCATCAAATGCTCAGACATGAGCCTGTTGCGTTATGCCATGACCAACGCCTCTCACGATGTGGGCGAGTACATTATTAAGGCAATGTCGCGCAGTGATTTGCAACAAAAAGAAGCCGATGGCCTGACTATCGAGCAGTGGGCAGACCAAAACGGTCACCTGAAAACGCCCATCGGTGTAGCGCTGATCGACCGTCTGAATACAGACTAA
- a CDS encoding NAD(P)/FAD-dependent oxidoreductase translates to MIAKDVIIIGAGAAGLFCAAEAAKRGRRVTLLDHAKRIGGKILMSGGGRCNFTNMFASPENYLSANPHFCKSALSRYTQWDFIGLVNDYGIPYHEKTLGQLFCDNSAKDILNMLLSECDKSGVELRQRCSIEQVRYDNDRYQIETNQGRFSAESLVIASGGLSIPKLGATPLGYQIAEQFGLSVLPTRAGLVPFTLHEKDKQALAELSGVSLDCTAEANHTGFRENLLFTHRGLSGPAVLQVSSYWQPGQAVTFNLSPEHSLTEFLEQQRQQQPDAQLSTLLAKLYPKRFVQTALTYFAIDNKPIKQYQGNALTQIAEQFEHWSITPNGTEGYRTAEVTLGGVDTHELSSKTMEARRQKGLYFIGEVMDVTGWLGGYNFQWAWSSGWVAGQVV, encoded by the coding sequence GTGATAGCAAAAGACGTAATTATTATTGGCGCCGGAGCCGCCGGATTGTTCTGTGCCGCCGAGGCAGCCAAGCGTGGGCGGCGGGTGACCTTACTGGATCATGCCAAGCGTATCGGCGGTAAGATCCTGATGTCTGGCGGCGGACGCTGCAACTTTACCAATATGTTCGCCAGCCCGGAAAATTACCTTTCTGCCAATCCACACTTCTGTAAATCGGCCTTGAGCCGGTATACACAGTGGGATTTCATCGGTCTGGTCAATGATTATGGAATCCCATACCACGAAAAGACCCTCGGCCAGCTCTTCTGCGATAATTCCGCTAAAGATATCCTGAACATGTTGCTCAGCGAGTGCGATAAGTCAGGAGTAGAGCTTCGCCAGCGGTGCAGTATTGAACAAGTGCGCTATGACAATGATCGTTATCAGATTGAAACCAATCAGGGGCGGTTTAGCGCCGAGTCACTGGTGATCGCCAGTGGAGGGTTGTCTATCCCGAAACTCGGTGCCACACCTCTGGGCTATCAGATCGCCGAGCAGTTTGGGCTCAGTGTCCTTCCCACTCGTGCGGGCCTTGTGCCCTTTACCCTCCATGAGAAAGACAAACAGGCATTGGCCGAACTCAGTGGTGTCAGCCTGGATTGCACCGCCGAAGCCAATCACACCGGTTTCAGGGAGAATCTACTCTTCACCCACCGTGGCTTAAGTGGTCCGGCGGTGTTGCAGGTGTCCTCATACTGGCAACCGGGGCAAGCCGTCACCTTCAATCTCAGTCCCGAACATAGCCTGACCGAGTTTCTCGAACAACAACGGCAACAACAGCCCGATGCCCAGCTCAGTACCCTTTTGGCAAAACTCTACCCTAAGCGCTTTGTGCAGACAGCGCTGACTTATTTCGCCATCGACAACAAGCCTATCAAGCAGTACCAGGGTAACGCACTGACACAAATTGCCGAGCAATTTGAGCACTGGTCCATTACGCCCAACGGTACCGAGGGCTATCGCACTGCCGAAGTCACCTTAGGCGGTGTTGATACCCATGAGCTCTCTTCCAAAACCATGGAAGCCCGAAGACAGAAGGGGCTTTACTTTATTGGTGAGGTGATGGATGTGACTGGCTGGTTGGGCGGCTACAATTTTCAGTGGGCGTGGAGCAGTGGCTGGGTGGCTGGCCAGGTTGTATAA
- a CDS encoding diguanylate cyclase domain-containing protein produces MDAQFCKQILDAQQQALEAIAFNQALPNTLNDLCRLIESLLPVPSARASILLLDGDRLRTGGAPSLPKAYCDAIDGAQIGPAAGSCGTACYRRQPVFVKDIVSDPLWRDYRHIALQFGLRSCWSMPILSSSEHVLGSFAVYYDDIRGPDDSQLELIQRFNAIASVAIERSQTSRREQQLLAHIQEANNRFHAFSQVMTEIAFVFDKQGHCVDVFGNIDKIYEGADPNTVIGQKLSDVLPDELSKPILSVIERTISSGLPQHLEYTLPTRDGLKHFEGRAAPINAYLKEDPDRPHVVWMAIDITNQTDIKKEIQRLAYHDELSQLPNRRLLLDRLTQAMRKARRLKKYCGLLYLDVDDFKPINDIFGHSAGDSFLQQLAERLTAIVRETDTIARMGGDEFIILLDTYHSQRGTMQNIAQEVANKVVDCFSRPFLLGDQPYTVSTSIGVSLFNHQTPDHEAILRHADQAMYLSKQKHGNCISFYDPSG; encoded by the coding sequence ATGGATGCCCAGTTTTGCAAGCAAATTCTCGATGCTCAGCAACAAGCGCTTGAAGCCATAGCCTTTAACCAAGCACTCCCCAACACTCTGAATGACCTCTGCCGTTTAATCGAGTCTTTGTTACCGGTTCCTTCGGCCAGGGCTTCGATATTGTTACTGGACGGCGACCGCCTCAGGACAGGTGGCGCGCCCAGTCTCCCGAAGGCGTACTGCGATGCTATTGATGGCGCCCAAATCGGTCCCGCTGCCGGCTCCTGTGGTACAGCCTGCTATCGCAGACAGCCAGTTTTCGTCAAAGACATAGTTAGCGACCCTCTATGGCGTGACTACCGGCACATCGCTCTACAATTCGGTTTACGATCTTGCTGGTCGATGCCGATCCTATCTTCCTCTGAACACGTTCTTGGCAGTTTCGCTGTTTATTACGATGACATAAGGGGTCCAGATGATAGTCAGCTAGAACTCATACAGCGGTTCAATGCCATCGCCAGTGTTGCAATAGAGCGCTCCCAAACATCGCGCAGGGAGCAGCAGTTACTGGCTCATATTCAGGAAGCCAATAACCGCTTCCATGCTTTTTCACAGGTGATGACGGAAATCGCCTTTGTGTTTGATAAACAGGGACACTGCGTTGATGTGTTTGGCAACATCGACAAGATTTATGAAGGAGCCGATCCCAATACTGTCATCGGGCAAAAGCTGTCCGATGTATTACCCGATGAGCTTAGCAAACCCATCTTGAGCGTGATTGAGCGTACCATCAGTTCAGGACTGCCTCAGCATCTGGAGTATACCTTGCCGACACGCGATGGCCTTAAGCACTTTGAAGGCCGGGCAGCGCCAATCAATGCTTACCTTAAGGAGGATCCCGACCGTCCTCATGTGGTCTGGATGGCGATAGATATCACGAATCAGACAGACATAAAAAAAGAGATTCAGCGACTGGCTTATCATGATGAGCTCAGCCAGTTACCTAATCGTCGTCTATTACTGGATCGATTAACACAAGCAATGCGAAAAGCCCGCCGCCTGAAGAAATACTGCGGACTGCTCTATCTGGACGTCGATGACTTCAAACCCATCAACGATATTTTTGGTCACTCTGCTGGCGATAGCTTTCTTCAACAGCTCGCGGAGAGATTAACCGCCATCGTGAGAGAGACGGACACAATAGCCCGGATGGGCGGCGATGAGTTCATTATTTTATTGGACACATACCATTCTCAGCGCGGCACGATGCAGAATATTGCGCAAGAGGTGGCCAATAAGGTGGTCGACTGCTTTAGCCGCCCTTTCTTACTTGGCGATCAGCCATACACCGTCAGCACAAGCATAGGTGTAAGCCTCTTCAACCATCAAACCCCGGATCATGAGGCGATTTTAAGGCATGCAGACCAGGCCATGTATTTATCCAAACAAAAGCACGGGAACTGCATCAGCTTTTATGATCCTTCTGGATAA